A DNA window from Parabacteroides johnsonii DSM 18315 contains the following coding sequences:
- a CDS encoding BT4734/BF3469 family protein — MQITYYRHKKGVLRMHSRDMEYIVGLLKNGKDAEGILSVRRKLNMAFLARTTDLSGKLPVLAFGSTFKKSGDGIRLRRYNGYVLLEVNGLGSQSEAEAVRREAAALPQTLLAFVGLSGRSVKIVVPFVLPDGSLPKKEEQARMFHAAAYQLAVRHYQPQLGSIISLKEPFLSRGCRMSVDPDTYYNPDAVAIRIEQPLQVPDGGDLKIVPSPVRDPLEMMAPGADRNGQIATLFSVILMEMTRRFSESPEDDIQLLFIDLAQACCRLGIPEEEAVGWTLRYEALKKYKIDIRMAFRTAYTLENISNRAEPFSSIPPSMSLVLRLDEFMNRRYFFRTNEMSGGVEYLDRSMIQFVYKPYTTKVRNSICLEAQQEGLNVWDKDIDRYVNSDRVPVYHPIDHFLGNLPAWDGKERIRALAGRVPCDNPVWGDLFYRWFLSMVAHWMELDSEHGNSTTPLLVGGQGCGKSTFCLNLLPPVLRPYYTDSIDFGNRRGAELALHRYALVNIDEFDSVKSSHQGFLKHILQKAVVNTRLPYQSASRNLRRYATFIATSNNYDLLTDPTGSRRFICVEVKDRIDYAQPIDYDQLYAEAKELLRRGERFWFTPEEEALITENNRDFQQQPAEEQLFLRYFKIAEDIEEVKPLLASEILDMIAEKQPGFNITKTMILNFGKLLKRNSVPNKRTMRGTCYYVEEVDG, encoded by the coding sequence ATGCAAATCACATATTACAGGCATAAAAAAGGCGTGTTGCGGATGCACTCGCGTGATATGGAATATATTGTCGGGTTGCTGAAAAACGGCAAGGATGCGGAAGGGATACTGTCGGTTCGTCGAAAATTGAATATGGCGTTTTTAGCACGAACTACGGATTTGTCCGGAAAACTACCGGTTCTGGCTTTTGGTTCGACGTTCAAGAAGAGTGGCGATGGAATACGGTTGAGGCGCTATAACGGATATGTTTTGTTGGAAGTGAATGGCTTGGGAAGCCAGAGTGAGGCGGAGGCCGTCCGTCGTGAAGCTGCCGCCCTGCCGCAGACCTTGCTGGCGTTCGTCGGGCTGAGCGGACGTTCGGTCAAGATCGTGGTTCCTTTTGTGCTGCCCGACGGCTCGTTGCCGAAAAAAGAGGAGCAGGCCCGTATGTTTCATGCTGCGGCTTATCAGCTGGCGGTGCGGCATTACCAGCCGCAGTTGGGCAGCATTATATCGTTGAAGGAACCGTTTCTGTCGCGGGGTTGCCGGATGAGTGTGGATCCGGACACCTATTACAATCCGGATGCGGTGGCGATCCGGATCGAGCAACCTTTGCAGGTGCCGGACGGGGGTGACTTGAAAATCGTACCATCTCCGGTTCGGGATCCGTTGGAGATGATGGCTCCGGGAGCGGATCGGAACGGGCAGATCGCCACGCTGTTCAGTGTCATTCTGATGGAGATGACGCGTCGGTTTTCAGAAAGCCCGGAAGATGATATCCAATTGCTGTTCATTGACTTGGCGCAGGCTTGCTGCCGGCTTGGAATACCGGAGGAAGAGGCGGTGGGCTGGACATTGCGCTATGAGGCTTTGAAAAAATATAAGATAGATATCCGTATGGCTTTCCGTACGGCATATACGTTGGAGAATATTTCAAACCGGGCAGAGCCGTTCTCTTCCATCCCGCCATCCATGTCGTTGGTGTTGCGGCTGGACGAGTTTATGAACCGGCGTTATTTCTTCCGGACGAATGAAATGAGCGGAGGAGTTGAATATTTGGACCGTTCGATGATACAGTTCGTTTACAAGCCTTATACGACGAAAGTTCGGAATTCCATTTGCCTGGAAGCCCAGCAGGAAGGGTTGAATGTATGGGACAAGGATATCGACCGGTATGTCAATTCCGATCGTGTTCCGGTATATCATCCTATCGACCATTTTCTTGGGAATCTTCCGGCTTGGGACGGGAAAGAACGCATCAGGGCATTAGCCGGGCGTGTCCCTTGTGACAATCCGGTATGGGGCGATTTGTTTTACCGTTGGTTCCTAAGCATGGTGGCACATTGGATGGAACTGGATTCGGAGCACGGGAATAGTACGACACCTCTGTTGGTCGGTGGCCAAGGGTGTGGAAAGTCCACGTTTTGCTTGAATTTGTTGCCACCGGTGTTGCGTCCTTATTATACGGACAGTATCGATTTCGGCAATCGCCGTGGGGCGGAGTTGGCTTTGCATCGGTATGCGTTGGTTAATATTGATGAATTTGATTCAGTGAAAAGTTCTCATCAAGGTTTTTTGAAGCATATCCTGCAAAAGGCGGTTGTGAACACCCGTTTGCCTTATCAGAGCGCGAGCCGTAACTTGCGTCGCTATGCCACGTTTATCGCGACCAGCAACAATTATGATTTGCTGACGGATCCGACCGGTAGCCGCCGTTTCATTTGTGTGGAGGTGAAGGACCGGATCGATTATGCCCAGCCGATCGATTATGATCAGTTGTATGCGGAAGCGAAAGAATTGTTGAGGCGTGGTGAACGTTTTTGGTTTACTCCGGAGGAAGAGGCACTGATCACTGAAAACAACAGGGATTTCCAGCAGCAGCCAGCTGAAGAGCAACTGTTCTTGCGTTATTTCAAGATCGCGGAGGATATTGAAGAGGTAAAGCCGCTTCTGGCGTCCGAAATACTGGATATGATCGCGGAGAAACAACCTGGTTTTAACATTACAAAAACGATGATCCTTAATTTCGGCAAGCTTTTGAAGCGGAATAGCGTGCCGAATAAGCGGACGATGAGGGGGACTTGTTATTATGTGGAAGAGGTAGATGGTTGA
- a CDS encoding HU family DNA-binding protein: protein MAHFYVVRQKLDKTGAEDKVRYYGVPVTRGRVSTKKLADLVADRCSLSRGDVFASVCEIGGMILELLKDGHSVELDGLGDFYLSAGSEGFEDPKKCTPHRVKARRVCFRMAPCVRKSMKFVKFERNPW, encoded by the coding sequence ATGGCACATTTTTATGTAGTCCGGCAAAAACTGGACAAGACGGGAGCGGAAGATAAAGTACGCTATTATGGTGTTCCGGTTACGCGCGGGCGGGTTTCAACGAAAAAGCTGGCTGATTTGGTTGCCGATCGTTGCTCGTTGAGCCGAGGTGATGTGTTCGCTTCGGTTTGCGAGATCGGAGGGATGATTCTTGAATTGTTGAAAGACGGCCATTCTGTGGAGTTGGACGGGTTGGGTGATTTTTATCTTTCGGCAGGGAGCGAAGGCTTCGAAGATCCGAAAAAATGTACTCCCCATCGGGTGAAGGCGCGTCGTGTCTGTTTCAGGATGGCTCCCTGCGTGAGAAAGAGCATGAAATTTGTCAAATTCGAAAGAAATCCTTGGTAA
- a CDS encoding DUF5683 domain-containing protein, which yields MNIHYIITTLFVLSLLNISGPAHGQDILERSEPSKPDWLADKTPAPGNRTFVYRIAEAGGSTLAKARYDCILDLAEKIKQDREIGGTIRSGGSLEQASGKESSYIEFEYESKGATQRVIYKKIDEYWEYVSYNGRAREYRCFTLYAVAVHPGETAIFDEVTFSRKYGARGLVRSIIPGCGQIYKGSVVKGVCILGGEAALAGGAVAFENMRKNYSKKMHRTQNADHIRSYADKADNCRTFRDVCIGSAAALYLYNLIDALVANGKKRTIVKKSHLSFTPVASPDCNGVRLCYQF from the coding sequence ATGAACATACATTATATAATAACAACGCTCTTCGTTCTGTCCCTTCTGAATATATCCGGTCCGGCCCACGGGCAGGATATATTGGAACGTTCGGAGCCATCCAAACCCGATTGGCTTGCCGACAAAACCCCTGCCCCCGGAAACCGGACATTCGTTTACCGGATCGCTGAAGCCGGAGGCAGCACGTTGGCTAAAGCCCGCTACGATTGCATCCTCGACCTGGCCGAAAAGATCAAACAGGACAGGGAGATCGGCGGGACGATCCGGTCAGGCGGAAGTTTGGAACAGGCTTCCGGGAAAGAGAGCTCCTATATCGAGTTTGAATATGAGAGCAAAGGGGCAACGCAACGTGTCATCTACAAGAAAATAGACGAATATTGGGAATACGTCTCTTACAATGGACGGGCAAGGGAATACCGTTGCTTCACGCTCTACGCCGTAGCCGTCCACCCGGGCGAGACGGCTATCTTCGATGAAGTCACCTTCTCACGCAAATACGGAGCACGAGGATTGGTGCGCTCCATCATCCCCGGATGCGGACAAATCTACAAAGGGAGCGTAGTGAAAGGAGTCTGCATATTAGGTGGCGAAGCGGCTTTGGCCGGAGGGGCGGTCGCATTCGAGAATATGCGGAAAAACTATTCGAAGAAGATGCACCGGACACAAAACGCCGACCACATACGCAGCTATGCCGACAAAGCCGACAATTGCCGGACATTCCGGGATGTCTGCATCGGAAGCGCGGCTGCCCTATACCTATATAACTTGATCGATGCTTTGGTGGCCAATGGGAAAAAACGGACCATTGTCAAGAAAAGCCATCTGTCTTTCACCCCCGTTGCTTCGCCCGATTGCAACGGAGTCCGTTTGTGTTATCAATTTTAA
- a CDS encoding carboxypeptidase regulatory-like domain-containing protein produces the protein MNPIFKFSCSWLFALFLALGLTATSCTEEEPELYGNVHGYVSDEATGEPIRTASVTINPGGKKTVTGSDGRFEYTTLEAGQYTLQIAKDGYQTNVGNVTVVPGQTAQCDILLRPGDGYLKVNKSEINLGTSNNMAAFEISNSGKIELQWTIKKDCDWISEITPSAGNTAPGKRSSVTVKIDRSKLEKGKNYSYSIIITSNAGAADVTILASGGGNGEDSDDPDNPDNPDQPGSGENVVAGLMAYYTFDNENADDATDNQMNGVLMNNPTFVDNTPNGKGKALFINGTKEQFVNIPHNPFKAKTSYSVSLWLKDFGAGVIFNAVCPSNKTYNVPGLLADSNGKFEFTTGYYDFYNSYLFSYSFKPLQDSQWHMVTLICTPNEDTYTSSDCIKKLYIDGKLIDTTDGNFDEGSNNGKATKIQIGGDGEGAYKNLTFGSMKIDNIRFYDRALSNQEIKAIYDYEKAQ, from the coding sequence ATGAATCCTATCTTTAAATTTTCTTGTTCATGGCTGTTTGCCTTGTTTTTAGCTTTAGGTTTGACAGCCACTTCTTGTACGGAAGAGGAGCCGGAATTATACGGCAACGTGCACGGCTATGTATCCGATGAAGCCACCGGCGAACCGATCCGGACAGCCAGCGTCACCATCAACCCCGGAGGGAAGAAAACGGTGACCGGAAGTGACGGCCGCTTTGAATACACAACACTCGAAGCAGGACAATACACCCTACAAATCGCCAAAGACGGCTACCAGACGAATGTAGGCAACGTAACAGTCGTGCCGGGACAAACCGCCCAATGCGACATCCTGCTCCGCCCCGGTGACGGCTACCTGAAAGTGAACAAATCGGAAATCAATTTGGGGACAAGCAACAATATGGCTGCTTTCGAAATCAGCAACAGCGGGAAAATCGAACTGCAATGGACCATCAAAAAAGATTGCGACTGGATTTCTGAAATCACCCCATCCGCCGGTAACACGGCTCCCGGCAAAAGAAGTTCCGTAACCGTCAAAATAGACCGTAGCAAACTCGAAAAGGGGAAGAACTACAGCTACTCCATCATCATCACTTCCAACGCCGGTGCAGCCGATGTCACGATATTGGCAAGCGGAGGTGGCAATGGTGAAGACTCGGATGATCCCGATAATCCGGACAATCCAGATCAACCCGGAAGTGGAGAAAATGTTGTTGCCGGACTGATGGCCTACTACACGTTCGATAACGAAAATGCCGACGATGCGACAGACAACCAAATGAATGGTGTTCTGATGAACAACCCGACATTCGTAGATAATACGCCGAATGGAAAAGGGAAAGCTTTGTTCATCAACGGCACCAAGGAACAGTTCGTCAACATCCCTCACAACCCGTTCAAGGCAAAAACATCTTATAGCGTCTCCCTGTGGCTGAAAGATTTCGGCGCAGGTGTCATATTCAACGCTGTTTGCCCAAGCAACAAGACTTACAACGTACCCGGCTTATTAGCCGACTCAAACGGTAAATTCGAATTTACGACCGGATATTATGACTTTTATAACAGTTATCTATTCTCCTATTCCTTCAAACCGCTCCAAGACAGCCAATGGCACATGGTCACTCTGATTTGTACCCCGAACGAGGATACTTACACAAGCAGCGATTGCATAAAAAAATTATACATTGACGGGAAGCTGATCGATACGACCGATGGAAATTTCGATGAAGGAAGCAACAATGGGAAAGCGACCAAGATCCAGATCGGAGGAGATGGTGAAGGGGCTTATAAAAATCTGACTTTCGGCAGCATGAAAATAGACAACATCCGTTTCTACGACCGTGCTTTGAGCAATCAGGAAATCAAAGCCATCTACGATTACGAGAAAGCTCAATAA
- a CDS encoding DUF805 domain-containing protein: protein MFKAPFSFEGRIRRIEYLLSAIIGGVVTGIAFWLGVGTAVFGAASNSGGGFGIGVLIGIAALAGGIWFTIAQDVKRLHDVDKSGWFLLLALIPIVNFILGLYMLFADGTVGPNRYGADPKNRMPYQAQPTSVNVTVNMNGEKQETIQTQTDKF from the coding sequence ATGTTTAAAGCACCTTTTTCTTTTGAAGGACGTATTCGCAGAATCGAATACCTTTTATCCGCTATCATTGGCGGTGTCGTAACCGGTATTGCCTTTTGGCTTGGAGTAGGAACCGCCGTATTCGGAGCTGCCAGCAATTCCGGAGGCGGTTTCGGCATTGGAGTTTTAATCGGCATCGCTGCATTGGCCGGTGGTATTTGGTTCACTATTGCACAAGATGTAAAACGTCTGCATGATGTAGACAAGTCCGGTTGGTTCTTACTATTAGCATTGATACCAATCGTTAACTTCATCTTAGGCCTGTATATGCTATTTGCCGATGGCACGGTAGGCCCAAATCGCTATGGAGCAGATCCTAAAAACCGTATGCCCTACCAGGCACAACCGACATCCGTCAATGTCACTGTCAATATGAATGGTGAAAAACAGGAAACGATCCAAACTCAAACTGATAAGTTCTGA
- a CDS encoding WG repeat-containing protein: MNKIGNIICISMCGFLFTTTTHAQSFLKKTLKVLETVNDVNKAVNSDKKTAIETEEKSQTDNNKTVTKNKLYIGSAYTDNSSPINPQKTNKTKIIYIENKTILCTEYFKDGVCLACHPQKGWGVFDTTGTQIIDYKLHFGTIVGNSQMPEFENGYCPVRDPKGSYIINKQGKIVSQFTNINNLSNFQQGIATATQTMPDPKNKHLNIRRVVYVNNKGELIFPHLYFTVKWENSKPMRPFNDGLSAYYDYDQKLWGFIDHTGNTVVKAQYKMVQDFHDGYAAVLTTNDKWGFIDTNGTFQIPAMYAREPMPFSEGVALVSRREGPSCLIDKTGKIVLDFIYKMTPFYNNKAFVNFSQESPYREIDPNHNFIFIIDREFKVVGLSKKMPLFIDNYNEEHWPSNNLWLSEEGVLMDNKGDAIYASNIIRPFSNNRSYVCFDDGKSALTAGFMNPSGEIVFLFTQSEF, translated from the coding sequence ATGAACAAAATTGGCAATATTATTTGCATTTCCATGTGTGGTTTCTTGTTTACTACAACTACCCACGCTCAGTCATTCTTAAAAAAGACATTGAAAGTATTGGAAACGGTAAATGATGTAAATAAAGCCGTAAACAGTGATAAAAAAACGGCTATAGAGACAGAAGAAAAGTCACAAACAGATAATAATAAAACAGTCACAAAAAACAAACTTTACATAGGTAGTGCGTATACAGATAATTCATCTCCAATAAATCCTCAAAAAACGAATAAAACAAAAATTATCTATATAGAAAACAAGACCATATTATGCACCGAATATTTCAAAGACGGTGTTTGTTTGGCTTGTCATCCTCAAAAAGGATGGGGAGTGTTTGATACTACTGGGACTCAGATAATAGACTACAAACTTCATTTTGGGACCATAGTAGGAAACTCACAAATGCCTGAATTTGAAAATGGATACTGTCCTGTTAGAGATCCAAAAGGTTCTTATATCATTAATAAACAAGGTAAAATAGTCTCACAATTTACCAACATCAATAATTTATCTAATTTCCAACAAGGGATAGCTACCGCAACCCAAACAATGCCTGACCCTAAAAATAAACATCTTAACATAAGGAGAGTTGTTTATGTAAATAACAAAGGCGAATTGATTTTTCCTCATTTGTATTTCACTGTTAAATGGGAAAATTCAAAACCAATGCGTCCTTTTAATGACGGCTTATCTGCTTACTATGATTATGACCAAAAATTATGGGGATTTATCGACCATACAGGCAATACTGTCGTAAAAGCTCAATACAAAATGGTGCAAGACTTCCATGATGGGTATGCTGCTGTATTAACTACCAATGACAAATGGGGATTCATTGACACAAATGGGACATTCCAGATACCAGCGATGTATGCACGTGAACCTATGCCCTTTTCTGAAGGTGTAGCTTTAGTTAGCAGGAGAGAAGGCCCCAGTTGCCTCATTGATAAAACAGGAAAAATTGTTTTAGACTTTATTTATAAAATGACACCATTTTACAATAATAAAGCATTTGTCAATTTTAGCCAAGAAAGTCCTTATCGAGAAATTGATCCTAATCACAACTTCATTTTCATTATTGATAGAGAGTTCAAAGTCGTAGGTCTTTCAAAAAAAATGCCACTATTTATTGACAATTATAACGAAGAGCATTGGCCATCCAACAATTTATGGCTTTCGGAAGAAGGAGTTCTAATGGATAATAAAGGAGATGCTATATATGCGTCAAATATCATCCGCCCTTTTTCTAATAATCGGTCCTATGTTTGTTTTGATGATGGGAAAAGTGCCCTCACGGCCGGTTTCATGAATCCGTCTGGTGAAATTGTCTTTCTATTTACACAAAGTGAATTTTGA
- the tsaB gene encoding tRNA (adenosine(37)-N6)-threonylcarbamoyltransferase complex dimerization subunit type 1 TsaB: MSCILNIETSTSVCSVALSMDGEVLFEKASFDGPSHAALLGVFVEEALSALKKKEGKKLDAVAVSSGPGSYTGLRIGVSVAKGLCFGFGIPLIGIHTLDIMAATACSKGDSQIVSTTEDLLYCAMLDARRMEVYAAIYNASLKPVRETKADIVEAGTYASYLEKGKVCFFGNGASKCKPVITSPNAIFIEDIYPLAVNMIPLSEQAFAAGKFEDTAYFEPFYLKEFQATVARNKVLAAR; this comes from the coding sequence ATGTCTTGTATATTAAATATCGAAACATCGACTTCTGTATGTTCTGTAGCGTTGTCTATGGATGGTGAAGTCCTTTTTGAGAAGGCCTCGTTCGACGGTCCTTCGCATGCAGCCCTATTAGGCGTATTTGTTGAAGAAGCTCTTTCCGCATTGAAAAAGAAGGAGGGAAAAAAACTGGATGCCGTAGCGGTCAGTAGCGGTCCCGGTTCCTATACCGGACTCCGTATCGGAGTGTCTGTCGCTAAAGGCCTTTGCTTTGGTTTCGGTATTCCTCTGATCGGCATTCATACGTTGGACATCATGGCTGCTACTGCCTGCAGTAAGGGCGATTCGCAAATCGTCTCTACTACTGAGGACCTTCTTTATTGCGCTATGCTGGATGCCCGGCGTATGGAAGTTTATGCGGCTATCTACAATGCTTCTTTAAAGCCTGTCCGCGAGACGAAGGCTGATATTGTGGAAGCCGGCACGTATGCTTCTTACTTGGAAAAAGGGAAAGTTTGTTTCTTTGGCAACGGTGCCTCCAAATGCAAACCGGTCATCACTTCTCCGAACGCCATCTTTATCGAAGATATCTATCCTCTTGCCGTAAACATGATTCCGCTCTCGGAACAAGCCTTTGCCGCTGGCAAGTTTGAAGATACCGCCTATTTCGAACCGTTCTACCTGAAAGAGTTCCAGGCGACGGTTGCGAGGAATAAGGTGCTGGCAGCACGTTGA
- a CDS encoding YicC/YloC family endoribonuclease: protein MIQSMTGFGKVTAELPSKKVTVEIKALNSKQLDLSTRIPSIYKEKEMQIRSLLLQSLERGKVEFNIFVEYIGKDTPTQINLAAVENYYNQIKDIADRLNIGLPADWFQTLLRMPDVIKTETQEVNEEEWNVVEKAIKEAIRHLCDFRIQEGAMLQKLFEQKIANIARLLSDVELYEKERIEKIKARIMDNLEKIAGQDYDKNRFEQEMIYYIEKLDVNEEKNRLDNHLKYYISTMESGHGQGKKLGFIAQEMGREINTLGSKSNHAEMQKLVVQMKDELEQIKEQVLNVL, encoded by the coding sequence ATGATACAATCAATGACTGGATTCGGTAAGGTTACAGCCGAACTCCCTTCTAAAAAAGTAACCGTAGAAATAAAGGCTCTGAACAGCAAGCAACTGGATTTGTCTACCCGCATTCCTTCCATCTATAAAGAAAAAGAAATGCAAATACGCAGTTTGTTACTCCAGTCGCTTGAACGTGGAAAAGTCGAATTTAATATATTCGTCGAATATATAGGTAAAGACACACCCACACAGATCAACTTGGCTGCGGTAGAAAACTACTACAATCAAATTAAAGATATTGCCGACCGCCTGAACATCGGACTTCCCGCTGACTGGTTCCAAACCCTACTCCGCATGCCGGACGTGATCAAGACAGAGACCCAGGAAGTGAACGAAGAGGAATGGAATGTGGTTGAGAAAGCGATCAAAGAGGCCATAAGGCACCTCTGTGATTTCCGTATTCAGGAAGGCGCCATGTTACAAAAGTTGTTCGAACAGAAAATTGCCAATATCGCCCGTCTGCTTTCAGATGTAGAACTCTACGAAAAGGAGAGGATTGAAAAAATCAAAGCCCGTATCATGGACAATCTCGAAAAGATTGCCGGACAGGACTACGATAAAAACCGGTTCGAACAGGAGATGATCTATTATATCGAAAAACTGGACGTAAACGAGGAAAAGAACCGCCTGGACAATCATCTGAAATATTACATCAGCACGATGGAGAGCGGACACGGACAAGGTAAGAAACTCGGTTTCATCGCCCAGGAAATGGGACGCGAAATCAATACCCTCGGTTCGAAAAGCAACCATGCCGAGATGCAAAAGCTTGTCGTTCAGATGAAAGACGAGTTGGAACAGATCAAAGAACAAGTATTAAACGTATTATAA
- the gmk gene encoding guanylate kinase has protein sequence MAGKLIIFSAPSGSGKSTIINFLLKQNLNLHFSISATSRAPRGTEKDGVEYYFLTPDEFRTRIVAGDFLEYEEVYTDKYYGTLKSEVERRLMSGDNVIFDVDVVGGCNIKKFYGDRALSVFIQPPSIEDLRSRLKERGTDAPEVIESRIAKAEFELGFADKFDVIVVNDKLEVAQKEALKVIKRFLEKA, from the coding sequence ATGGCTGGCAAACTGATCATATTCTCCGCACCGTCCGGTTCGGGCAAATCCACTATCATCAATTTCCTGCTGAAACAGAATCTGAACCTGCATTTTTCCATCTCGGCTACCAGCCGGGCCCCACGTGGTACGGAAAAAGACGGAGTGGAATATTATTTCCTTACACCGGATGAATTCCGCACCCGTATAGTAGCAGGAGATTTCCTGGAATACGAAGAGGTCTATACCGATAAATATTACGGCACACTGAAAAGTGAGGTGGAACGAAGGTTGATGAGTGGCGATAACGTCATATTCGATGTCGATGTCGTAGGAGGTTGCAACATCAAAAAGTTTTATGGTGACCGTGCTCTTTCGGTCTTTATTCAGCCCCCTTCGATCGAAGATCTGCGGAGTCGCCTAAAAGAACGTGGTACGGATGCTCCGGAAGTAATCGAAAGCCGCATTGCCAAAGCCGAATTTGAACTGGGTTTTGCCGACAAATTTGACGTAATAGTGGTGAACGACAAGCTGGAAGTCGCACAAAAAGAAGCACTAAAAGTGATAAAAAGATTTCTTGAAAAAGCATGA
- the nadD gene encoding nicotinate (nicotinamide) nucleotide adenylyltransferase yields METGLKKNTASRRKTGIYSGSFNPVHIGHLALANWLCEFTELDELWFLITPHNPLKEKEELMDDQLRYELVKKSIAGYPKFHASDFEFSLPKPTYTIRTLRTLEASYPDREFYFIMGADNWKHITRWVEYEAIISNYPIFIYPRKGFDVEIPAQYPHIKKVDAPLIEISSTFIRKAFETGKDVRFFLPEAIRNLPFPLQNNTF; encoded by the coding sequence GTGGAAACGGGACTGAAAAAAAATACGGCCAGCAGACGTAAAACCGGTATTTATTCTGGTTCATTCAATCCGGTTCACATCGGCCATCTGGCATTAGCCAACTGGCTGTGTGAATTTACGGAGCTGGACGAACTATGGTTTCTGATCACCCCCCACAACCCGCTAAAAGAGAAGGAAGAATTGATGGATGACCAGCTTCGCTATGAACTGGTAAAAAAATCCATCGCAGGTTACCCTAAGTTCCACGCCAGCGACTTCGAGTTTTCCCTTCCGAAGCCCACTTATACCATCCGGACACTCCGGACATTGGAAGCAAGTTATCCGGACCGTGAATTCTATTTCATCATGGGTGCGGACAATTGGAAACATATTACCCGGTGGGTAGAATACGAAGCCATCATTTCCAATTATCCGATCTTCATCTATCCGCGCAAAGGATTCGATGTTGAAATTCCGGCACAATATCCTCACATAAAAAAGGTAGACGCCCCTTTGATCGAAATATCTTCAACCTTTATACGCAAAGCATTCGAGACTGGAAAAGATGTCCGCTTCTTCCTGCCCGAAGCTATACGTAATCTGCCTTTTCCATTACAAAACAATACCTTTTAA